One stretch of Sulfuricystis multivorans DNA includes these proteins:
- a CDS encoding flagellar brake protein: MTVQSIPAEELERYSTNHRREILFYLHQLIMDGERVSVVFNEGKDMFLTVLLAVDEDHDRLIFDWGGSEETNQKLLKSERNFFVCAPHGVKNQFMTGAVHETVFQGRRAFVTQLPQRYTRLQRREFFRLVLPITRRPTCTLPAPEGQTPLQLPVIDISVGGLAMEMPDPHPPFEVGQMLPGALIEFRDGQRLVVNLEVRNVGPLERGNKVVGRIGCRFVDLPRQDEHLLQHFITEEQREERARLGGS, translated from the coding sequence ATGACCGTTCAGTCCATTCCGGCCGAAGAGCTCGAAAGATACAGCACGAACCATCGTCGCGAAATCCTCTTCTATCTGCATCAGCTGATCATGGACGGGGAACGGGTCAGCGTCGTGTTCAACGAGGGCAAGGACATGTTCCTCACCGTGCTGCTCGCGGTGGATGAGGACCACGACCGGCTGATCTTCGACTGGGGCGGCAGCGAAGAAACCAACCAGAAACTACTCAAGAGCGAGCGCAACTTTTTCGTCTGCGCGCCGCATGGAGTGAAAAACCAGTTCATGACTGGCGCGGTTCATGAGACCGTCTTTCAGGGCCGGCGCGCCTTCGTCACCCAGTTGCCGCAGCGCTATACCCGCCTGCAGCGGCGCGAGTTCTTCCGCCTTGTGCTGCCGATCACCCGACGCCCGACTTGCACGCTGCCTGCACCGGAGGGTCAGACGCCGCTGCAACTGCCCGTGATCGACATCAGCGTCGGCGGGCTGGCGATGGAAATGCCCGATCCGCACCCACCCTTCGAAGTCGGCCAGATGCTGCCGGGCGCCTTGATCGAATTCCGCGACGGCCAGCGGCTCGTCGTGAATCTGGAAGTGCGCAACGTCGGACCGCTCGAACGCGGCAACAAGGTGGTGGGGCGTATCGGCTGCCGTTTCGTCGATCTGCCCCGTCAGGACGAACATCTGCTCCAGCACTTCATCACCGAGGAGCAGCGCGAGGAACGCGCCCGGCTCGGCGGCAGCTGA
- the miaA gene encoding tRNA (adenosine(37)-N6)-dimethylallyltransferase MiaA, with protein MSTATHPALPAVIALIGPTASGKTELALEIARRFPVEIVSLDSAQVFIGMDIGTAKPDRETLAHFPHHLIDLITPEERYSAAQFRSDALRVMTGIVARGKVPLLVGGTMLYFKALSEGLADLPQADLGLRAAIDQEAARRGWPALHAELAKYDPATAARLAPTDSQRIQRALEVLRITGRPLSDFWQRQERDALPFRLLTIALVPPQRHVLHERIARRFRAMLAAGLIGEVEALRARYRLCADLPSMRCVGYRQVWEMLEGRLPARELAERGIFATRQFAKRQLTWLRAFRDAGVIDHEFDLESAFSDALTTARILSAIETHLEQAPRPNP; from the coding sequence ATTTCAACCGCGACGCATCCCGCCCTGCCTGCCGTCATCGCCCTGATCGGCCCGACTGCGAGCGGCAAGACCGAGCTGGCGCTGGAAATCGCCCGCCGCTTTCCGGTCGAGATCGTCAGCCTCGACTCGGCGCAGGTGTTCATCGGCATGGACATCGGCACCGCGAAGCCGGACCGCGAGACGCTGGCACATTTTCCGCATCATCTGATCGACCTGATCACCCCCGAGGAACGCTACTCGGCCGCACAGTTCCGTAGCGATGCGTTGCGCGTGATGACCGGGATCGTCGCGCGCGGCAAGGTGCCCTTGCTGGTCGGCGGCACGATGCTCTATTTCAAGGCCTTGAGCGAAGGGCTCGCCGACTTGCCCCAGGCCGATCTGGGATTGCGCGCCGCGATCGATCAGGAGGCCGCACGTCGAGGCTGGCCGGCGCTCCATGCCGAATTGGCGAAATACGATCCGGCAACCGCCGCACGGCTGGCGCCCACCGACAGCCAGCGCATCCAGCGCGCGCTCGAAGTGCTGCGGATCACCGGCCGGCCTTTGAGCGACTTCTGGCAACGGCAGGAGAGGGATGCCCTGCCCTTCCGGCTGTTGACGATCGCACTCGTCCCACCGCAACGGCATGTCCTCCACGAGCGCATCGCCCGGCGCTTTCGCGCGATGCTCGCCGCGGGTCTCATCGGCGAGGTCGAGGCATTGCGTGCGCGCTACCGGCTTTGCGCCGACTTGCCTTCGATGCGCTGCGTCGGCTACCGCCAGGTCTGGGAAATGCTGGAGGGACGGCTACCCGCCCGGGAACTCGCCGAGCGCGGCATCTTCGCCACGCGACAGTTCGCCAAGCGGCAGCTCACCTGGCTGCGCGCCTTCCGGGATGCGGGTGTAATTGACCATGAATTCGACCTCGAATCGGCCTTCAGCGATGCGCTGACGACTGCCAGAATACTGTCGGCAATCGAAACCCATCTGGAACAAGCGCCCCGTCCCAACCCATGA
- a CDS encoding DUF3567 family protein: protein MNILFNNPQLYLIDYPGIDALEILDKRNGRIGLLRGAVAKRMREEFREFLTRPHDEEEYEDFLAAHDAILFQPVSLH, encoded by the coding sequence ATGAACATCCTGTTCAACAATCCGCAGCTGTATCTGATCGATTATCCGGGCATCGATGCGCTCGAAATCCTCGACAAGCGCAATGGCCGGATCGGATTGCTGCGCGGCGCGGTCGCAAAGCGCATGCGCGAGGAATTCAGGGAGTTCCTGACCCGGCCGCATGATGAAGAAGAATACGAAGACTTCCTCGCCGCTCATGATGCCATCCTCTTCCAGCCGGTTTCGCTGCATTGA
- the mutL gene encoding DNA mismatch repair endonuclease MutL encodes MARIHPLPDLLISQIAAGEVVERPASVLKELIENSLDAGATKIAVELEEGGVKLIRVADDGCGIAADDLPLAFARHATSKIATLDDLERVGSYGFRGEALASIASVARVNLTSRTAEAPHAWQLDTETLARGGAPKPAALSAGTVVMVADLYFSTPARRKFLKSTATEFAHCDEVLARMAQARPEVGFTLAHNGQMRRRLPPTDLSRRTRDLMGEAFFAHARKLDAQAGPLRLTGFAALPAYAKNTRAEQLFFVNGRFVRDKLLSHAARAAYADVLHGALQPAWVLFLDIDPAQVDVNVHPAKTEVRFRDGQAVHRFVFHALERALAEPLAGAKAPMRAVPPAPTFRSESAPGGTSSFPPAPTFRSESAPGGTPSFPPAPTFMPQQTSFSVREPSPAAYLEFVQRAFAATAHPASTVDITAPPLGHALAQLSGIYILAQNAKGLVIVDMHAAHERILYEKLKAAADARPATQMLLVPVLIFASAAELACVEEHAATLDRLGFEIAPAGPQQLAVRAVPQILADGDIVALVRALLHDLAEHPASQVSEQHRNEILARLACHGAVRAHRQLSLPEMDALLRAMEQTERADQCNHGRPTWVQLTLADLDRLFMRGR; translated from the coding sequence ATGGCCCGCATTCATCCCCTACCCGATCTCCTGATCAGCCAGATCGCCGCCGGCGAAGTCGTCGAGCGGCCCGCCTCGGTGCTCAAGGAGCTGATCGAGAACAGCCTCGATGCCGGCGCGACGAAAATCGCCGTCGAGCTCGAAGAAGGTGGCGTCAAGCTAATCCGCGTCGCCGACGACGGTTGCGGCATCGCAGCCGACGACTTGCCGCTCGCCTTCGCCCGCCATGCGACGAGCAAGATCGCCACGCTCGATGATCTCGAGCGCGTCGGAAGCTACGGTTTCCGTGGCGAGGCGCTGGCCTCGATCGCCTCGGTCGCCAGGGTGAACCTCACCAGCCGTACGGCAGAGGCCCCGCACGCCTGGCAGCTCGATACCGAGACGCTCGCTCGGGGCGGCGCCCCAAAACCGGCGGCGCTTTCCGCCGGCACGGTGGTGATGGTCGCCGACCTCTACTTCAGCACCCCCGCGCGGCGCAAGTTCTTGAAGAGCACGGCCACCGAGTTCGCGCACTGCGACGAGGTGCTGGCGCGTATGGCCCAGGCACGTCCCGAGGTCGGCTTCACCCTCGCCCACAACGGCCAGATGCGCCGCCGCCTGCCGCCGACCGATCTTTCGCGTCGCACCCGCGATCTGATGGGAGAGGCGTTCTTCGCTCACGCGCGAAAGCTCGATGCCCAGGCCGGGCCGCTGCGGCTGACCGGTTTCGCCGCGCTGCCTGCCTATGCGAAAAATACGCGCGCCGAGCAGCTCTTCTTCGTCAATGGCCGCTTCGTGCGCGACAAGCTGCTTTCCCATGCGGCACGTGCCGCCTATGCCGACGTGCTGCATGGCGCGCTGCAGCCGGCCTGGGTGTTGTTCCTCGACATCGATCCGGCGCAAGTCGACGTCAATGTCCACCCGGCGAAGACGGAAGTGCGCTTCCGCGACGGCCAGGCTGTGCATCGGTTCGTCTTCCATGCCCTCGAGCGTGCGCTGGCCGAACCGCTGGCTGGCGCTAAAGCCCCGATGCGTGCCGTCCCGCCAGCGCCGACTTTCCGAAGCGAGTCGGCGCCCGGCGGGACGTCTTCATTTCCGCCAGCGCCGACTTTCCGGAGCGAGTCGGCGCCCGGCGGGACGCCCTCATTTCCGCCAGCGCCGACATTCATGCCGCAGCAGACGAGTTTCTCCGTACGCGAACCTTCCCCGGCCGCCTATCTCGAATTCGTGCAACGGGCGTTTGCAGCTACCGCTCATCCAGCCTCGACCGTCGATATCACCGCTCCCCCACTCGGCCATGCGCTCGCCCAGCTATCCGGCATCTACATCCTGGCGCAGAACGCCAAGGGGCTCGTGATCGTCGATATGCACGCCGCCCACGAACGCATCCTCTATGAGAAACTGAAGGCGGCCGCCGATGCCCGGCCAGCCACGCAAATGCTGCTCGTGCCAGTGCTGATCTTTGCCAGCGCGGCCGAGCTTGCCTGCGTCGAGGAACATGCGGCGACACTCGATCGACTCGGCTTCGAAATCGCGCCCGCCGGCCCGCAACAGCTCGCGGTGCGGGCCGTGCCGCAGATTCTTGCCGACGGCGACATCGTGGCACTGGTGCGCGCGCTGCTCCATGATCTCGCCGAACATCCGGCCAGCCAGGTGTCGGAGCAGCATCGCAACGAAATCCTCGCCCGGCTTGCCTGTCATGGCGCAGTGCGCGCCCACCGGCAGCTTTCTCTGCCGGAAATGGATGCGCTGTTACGCGCGATGGAGCAAACCGAACGCGCCGACCAATGCAATCACGGCCGCCCGACCTGGGTGCAGCTAACGCTTGCCGATCTGGACCGGCTGTTCATGCGCGGTCGCTGA
- a CDS encoding DedA family protein, translating into MEILGQFLDIVLHLDRHLALLVAEYGVWIYALLFAIVFCETGLVVTPFLPGDSLLFVAGALAAAGGMDIAVLIAALLSAAVLGDNTNYWIGRWVGSRILRWGEGSRFFNRAAYEKTHAFYERYGPLTMTMARFVPLVRTFAPFVAGVARMTYARYFAFDLLGAVLWVFSLTLAGYWFGNLPLVKNNLSLVIVGIILVSVMPMAIGWLRARLAAARQ; encoded by the coding sequence ATGGAGATCCTCGGACAATTCCTCGACATCGTCCTGCATCTGGATCGGCATCTCGCACTACTGGTGGCGGAATACGGCGTGTGGATCTATGCGCTGTTGTTCGCGATCGTCTTCTGCGAGACCGGCCTGGTGGTGACGCCCTTCCTGCCGGGCGACTCATTGCTGTTCGTCGCCGGTGCGCTCGCGGCGGCCGGCGGCATGGACATCGCGGTCCTGATCGCCGCATTGCTGTCGGCTGCGGTGCTCGGCGACAACACCAATTACTGGATCGGCCGCTGGGTCGGCAGCCGCATCCTGCGCTGGGGCGAGGGCTCGCGCTTCTTCAACCGCGCTGCCTACGAGAAGACGCACGCTTTCTACGAGCGCTATGGCCCGCTGACGATGACGATGGCCCGCTTCGTGCCGCTGGTGCGCACCTTTGCGCCGTTCGTCGCCGGCGTCGCGCGGATGACCTATGCACGCTATTTCGCGTTCGACCTGCTCGGCGCCGTGCTGTGGGTGTTTTCGCTGACGCTGGCCGGCTACTGGTTCGGCAACCTGCCGCTGGTGAAGAACAACCTGTCGCTAGTGATCGTCGGCATCATCCTCGTCTCGGTGATGCCGATGGCGATCGGCTGGCTGCGCGCGCGGCTTGCCGCGGCCCGCCAATGA
- the purN gene encoding phosphoribosylglycinamide formyltransferase has protein sequence MKPYVILISGRGSNMQALLQARLPGQCVAVISNRPEAAGLAWAADRGVPTRIVDHRRFPAREAFDATLAEEIEGVGGELVLLAGFMRILTPGFVERFAGRLLNIHPSLLPAFPGLNTHEAALAAGVRLHGCTVHFVTSALDSGPIIIQAAVPVLAGDTPDSLAARVLQQEHIIYPQAARAVLDGRCRLESGRVVWDDDATSADLALRVPAQ, from the coding sequence ATGAAACCTTATGTGATCCTCATCTCCGGCCGCGGCAGCAACATGCAGGCGCTCCTCCAAGCCAGGTTGCCCGGTCAATGCGTTGCCGTGATCAGCAACCGTCCGGAGGCGGCCGGCCTTGCCTGGGCCGCCGACCGGGGCGTGCCGACGCGCATCGTCGATCATCGGCGATTCCCTGCCCGTGAAGCCTTCGATGCGACGCTGGCCGAGGAAATCGAAGGCGTGGGCGGCGAGCTGGTGTTGCTCGCCGGCTTCATGCGCATCCTGACACCGGGCTTCGTCGAACGCTTCGCCGGTCGCTTGCTCAACATCCATCCCTCGCTGTTGCCCGCCTTCCCCGGTCTCAATACCCACGAGGCGGCGCTGGCCGCCGGCGTGCGCCTGCATGGCTGCACGGTGCATTTCGTCACCTCCGCACTCGATAGCGGGCCGATCATCATCCAGGCCGCCGTGCCGGTGCTGGCGGGAGATACGCCGGACAGTCTCGCCGCGCGCGTGCTCCAACAGGAACACATCATCTACCCGCAGGCCGCGCGAGCGGTGCTCGACGGTCGTTGCCGGCTCGAAAGCGGCCGAGTCGTCTGGGATGACGATGCCACCTCCGCCGATCTCGCCCTGCGGGTTCCCGCACAGTAG
- a CDS encoding DUF3108 domain-containing protein encodes MLPFWLALAASLILHVGALLAPGWSLPEEGENELPRLEATLVSAPMTPASPRAAPSAKKRPRPKAQPPAAPAASTQPQASPPAAHLPEPEPAPAAPPAPSEPEILPADTATAAPVTEPLSPAGGAVPPAPTFRDESAPGGTSSFPPAPTFRDESAPGGTSSFPPAPTFRDESAPGGTSSFPPAPTHLIRWPESGRIVYQVTRGEQGFVIGQTEQRWEWGDARYSLQTIAETTGLVALFRPVKVVQTSRGGFDAAGVRPMEFTVEREGRESERVTFEPEAGRVVFSRGGSAPFVAGAQDLLSVFFQLAGLPLDTPEYAVSVATTRKLANYQVRVDEASQLETPLGTRPVRHLTVLGRPNEDVTELWLDEQTRLPLKIRHRDRKGEVFDQVVIAIEPGFPFADTDLPR; translated from the coding sequence ATGCTGCCGTTCTGGCTGGCGCTGGCCGCCTCGCTGATACTGCATGTCGGCGCCTTGCTTGCGCCGGGGTGGTCCTTGCCGGAGGAAGGCGAGAACGAACTACCTCGCCTCGAGGCGACCTTGGTGTCGGCGCCCATGACGCCAGCGTCACCCCGGGCGGCGCCGTCTGCCAAGAAACGCCCGCGCCCGAAAGCACAGCCCCCCGCCGCACCGGCTGCATCGACCCAGCCGCAGGCAAGTCCGCCGGCCGCCCATCTGCCGGAGCCTGAGCCGGCCCCTGCAGCGCCTCCAGCGCCCAGCGAACCGGAAATCCTGCCCGCCGACACTGCCACGGCAGCACCGGTCACCGAGCCTCTTTCGCCTGCCGGGGGTGCCGTCCCGCCAGCGCCGACTTTTCGGGATGAGTCGGCGCCCGGCGGGACGTCTTCATTTCCGCCAGCGCCGACTTTCCGGGACGAGTCGGCGCCCGGCGGGACGTCTTCATTTCCGCCAGCGCCGACTTTTCGGGATGAGTCGGCGCCCGGCGGGACGTCTTCATTTCCGCCAGCGCCGACTCATCTGATTCGCTGGCCCGAAAGCGGCCGCATCGTCTATCAGGTGACGCGCGGCGAGCAGGGGTTCGTCATCGGTCAGACCGAGCAACGCTGGGAGTGGGGCGATGCTCGCTATTCTCTGCAAACCATCGCCGAAACCACCGGCCTCGTCGCGTTGTTCCGGCCGGTGAAGGTCGTGCAGACCAGCCGCGGTGGTTTCGATGCCGCCGGCGTGCGGCCAATGGAGTTTACGGTCGAGCGCGAGGGGCGTGAGAGCGAGCGTGTAACATTCGAGCCAGAGGCGGGGCGCGTCGTGTTCAGCCGTGGCGGCAGCGCCCCGTTCGTGGCGGGGGCACAGGATCTGCTCTCGGTCTTCTTTCAGCTCGCCGGACTGCCGCTCGATACGCCGGAATATGCCGTCAGCGTGGCGACGACACGCAAGCTGGCGAACTACCAGGTCAGGGTGGATGAGGCGTCCCAGCTCGAAACGCCGCTGGGAACAAGGCCGGTGCGCCATCTGACGGTGCTGGGCCGCCCCAATGAAGATGTCACCGAGCTGTGGCTGGATGAGCAAACGCGCCTGCCGCTGAAAATCCGCCATCGCGACCGCAAGGGCGAGGTCTTCGACCAGGTCGTCATTGCCATCGAACCTGGATTCCCCTTTGCCGACACGGACCTGCCACGATGA
- a CDS encoding RsmB/NOP family class I SAM-dependent RNA methyltransferase, whose product MSPLSFRLIDLTVEACRELRQFRQPADIVLSAFFRAHHCGSRERAFIAEAAYALLRRLRSLSAWVGPQADARQLALAALVRHRGISLRMLEAALPKQDAEWLAALKAQPEPALTLGEQTDLPDWLIERLSALISQPELIAIARALNQPAPLDLRVNILKARRDDVLARLATEGIAAKPCPFAPHGIRLEAKPALAKHPLFLDGSIEVQDEGSQLIGHLVAPKRGEMVVDFCAGAGGKTLLMGALMRSTGRLYAFDVSERRLAKLKPRLSRSGLTNVHPIAIAHENDVHVKRLAGKCDRVLVDAPCSGLGTLRRNPDLKWRQTPQDILELTAKQAAILAAAARLVKPGGRLVYATCSLLPEENEAIVDAFLAKEPQYSRRPAGEILAAQGIHIELAGADLQLMPHVHGTDGFYAAVLERAK is encoded by the coding sequence ATGAGCCCCCTCTCTTTTCGCCTGATCGACCTGACGGTCGAAGCCTGCCGCGAGTTGCGGCAATTCCGCCAGCCAGCCGATATCGTGCTGTCGGCGTTTTTCCGCGCCCACCATTGTGGGTCGCGCGAACGCGCCTTCATCGCCGAGGCGGCCTATGCGCTGTTGCGCCGCCTGCGTTCGCTTTCGGCCTGGGTCGGCCCGCAAGCCGATGCCCGGCAACTCGCGCTCGCGGCGCTGGTGCGCCATCGCGGCATCAGCCTGCGCATGCTGGAGGCGGCGCTGCCGAAACAGGACGCTGAATGGCTCGCTGCCTTGAAGGCGCAGCCGGAGCCGGCGCTGACGCTCGGCGAACAGACCGATCTACCCGACTGGCTGATCGAGCGGTTGAGCGCCCTGATCTCGCAGCCCGAACTCATTGCGATCGCCCGCGCGCTGAATCAGCCGGCACCGCTCGATCTGCGGGTAAACATCCTCAAGGCGCGGCGTGACGATGTGCTGGCGCGTTTGGCGACGGAAGGCATCGCGGCAAAGCCCTGTCCTTTTGCGCCGCACGGCATCCGCCTCGAGGCCAAGCCGGCGCTGGCCAAGCACCCGCTGTTCCTCGACGGCAGCATCGAGGTGCAGGACGAAGGCAGCCAGCTGATCGGCCATCTCGTCGCACCGAAGCGTGGCGAGATGGTCGTCGACTTCTGTGCCGGCGCCGGCGGCAAGACGCTGCTCATGGGCGCGCTGATGCGCTCGACGGGGCGGCTGTATGCCTTCGATGTTTCAGAAAGGCGCCTGGCGAAACTCAAGCCGCGGCTTTCGCGCTCGGGGCTTACCAACGTCCATCCGATCGCGATCGCGCACGAAAACGACGTGCATGTGAAGCGGCTGGCCGGCAAGTGCGACCGCGTGCTGGTCGATGCGCCCTGCTCGGGCCTGGGCACGCTGCGGCGCAATCCCGATCTGAAATGGCGGCAGACGCCGCAGGACATCCTCGAGCTGACCGCCAAGCAAGCGGCGATCCTGGCGGCCGCGGCGCGACTCGTCAAGCCCGGCGGGCGGCTCGTCTATGCCACCTGCAGCCTGCTGCCCGAAGAGAACGAAGCCATCGTCGATGCTTTTCTCGCCAAGGAGCCGCAATACTCACGGCGCCCTGCCGGCGAGATTCTCGCCGCACAGGGCATCCACATCGAACTTGCCGGTGCCGACCTGCAGCTTATGCCTCACGTTCATGGCACCGACGGCTTTTATGCCGCAGTGCTGGAGCGGGCGAAGTGA
- a CDS encoding phospholipase D family protein: MKAWLIITLWLLAPVVAAVEVPATGRIEVLFTPWDDAEGALLRVIDAAQRSLHVQMFLLSSRSIARSLIAAHGRGVNVEVLADYEMAMKGENSQVAKLAAAGIAVYLETRYAAAHNKILLIDVDSDHPVVITGSYNLTWSAQARNAENLLILRDNPALARVYFANWRRHRADALPFEAKVFP; the protein is encoded by the coding sequence GTGAAGGCGTGGCTCATCATTACCCTATGGCTGCTGGCACCGGTGGTCGCCGCGGTCGAAGTGCCGGCGACAGGCCGCATCGAGGTGTTGTTTACGCCCTGGGACGACGCCGAAGGCGCGCTGCTGCGGGTGATCGATGCGGCGCAGCGCAGTTTGCACGTGCAGATGTTCTTGCTCAGCAGCCGCAGCATCGCCCGGTCGCTCATCGCCGCCCATGGGCGCGGCGTCAATGTCGAGGTGCTCGCCGACTACGAGATGGCCATGAAAGGCGAGAATTCGCAGGTGGCGAAGCTCGCTGCCGCCGGCATCGCGGTCTATCTGGAAACCCGCTATGCTGCTGCACACAATAAAATCCTACTCATCGACGTCGACAGTGATCATCCCGTGGTCATTACCGGCAGCTACAACCTCACCTGGTCGGCACAGGCGCGCAATGCCGAGAATCTCTTGATCCTGCGCGACAATCCGGCGCTGGCGCGGGTCTATTTCGCCAACTGGCGGCGCCATCGCGCCGATGCGCTGCCCTTCGAAGCAAAGGTATTTCCATGA
- a CDS encoding mechanosensitive ion channel family protein, with translation MSAPLAEPFGKLLLDLWDDLQQPEVGWQIAVLAGCFLLAWLFDRWVHARFAHSGAIENVARRFGQRGLKRIGLPAAMLLLVLAARPLLAHWHHVNLLNLAVPLLLSLLIIRAVMFVLRHTFSAAAPWLAGFERSFALLVWTVVALHILGLLPQLVALLEDVGFTLGSTRLNLWLILQGAGAVLTTLLVALWAGGLIEARLMGAQSLDGNLRLVLARLARALLAVLAVLIALPMVGIDLTALSVFGGALGVGLGFGLQKIAANYVSGFIILLDRSIKIDNLIEVDGRRGVVSRITTRYTVLRGMTGIETIVPNEMLVSSVINNETFSDPKVRISTQVQVAYDSDLEKALMILVEAAQAQPRVITDPPPKAFVVRFADSGIDLELGFWIADPAEGTLQIKSDIHRAIWQAFKEAGIEIPFPQREVRLLQ, from the coding sequence ATGAGCGCCCCCCTCGCAGAACCCTTCGGCAAGCTGCTGTTGGATCTCTGGGACGATCTGCAGCAGCCCGAGGTCGGCTGGCAGATCGCCGTGTTGGCCGGCTGTTTCTTGCTCGCCTGGCTGTTCGATCGTTGGGTGCATGCGCGCTTTGCACATTCGGGCGCGATCGAAAACGTCGCGCGCCGCTTCGGCCAGCGGGGATTGAAGCGCATCGGCCTACCCGCGGCGATGCTGCTGCTGGTGCTCGCCGCGCGCCCGCTGCTCGCGCACTGGCATCACGTGAATCTGCTCAACCTGGCGGTGCCATTGCTCCTCTCGCTGCTCATCATCCGCGCGGTGATGTTCGTGCTGCGCCACACATTCTCGGCGGCGGCCCCTTGGTTGGCGGGCTTCGAACGCAGCTTTGCGCTGCTGGTGTGGACCGTGGTGGCGCTGCACATCCTCGGTCTGCTGCCGCAATTGGTCGCGCTCCTCGAAGACGTCGGCTTCACGCTCGGCAGCACGCGGCTCAATCTCTGGCTGATCCTGCAAGGGGCTGGCGCGGTACTGACGACGCTGCTGGTCGCCTTGTGGGCCGGGGGATTGATCGAAGCGCGGCTGATGGGTGCGCAAAGCCTCGATGGCAATCTGCGGCTGGTGCTGGCGCGGCTGGCGCGGGCGCTCCTGGCCGTGCTCGCGGTGTTGATCGCCTTGCCGATGGTCGGCATCGATCTGACCGCGCTGTCGGTGTTCGGTGGCGCCTTGGGCGTCGGTTTGGGCTTCGGTCTGCAGAAGATCGCCGCGAATTACGTCTCCGGCTTCATCATCTTGCTCGATCGCTCGATCAAGATCGACAACCTGATCGAGGTCGATGGCCGGCGCGGCGTGGTCAGCCGTATTACGACGCGTTACACGGTATTGCGCGGCATGACCGGCATCGAAACGATCGTGCCCAACGAGATGCTGGTCAGCTCGGTGATCAACAACGAAACCTTCAGCGATCCGAAGGTGCGCATCAGTACCCAGGTGCAGGTCGCCTACGACAGCGATCTGGAAAAAGCGCTCATGATCCTCGTCGAGGCGGCGCAGGCCCAGCCGCGCGTGATCACTGATCCGCCGCCGAAGGCCTTCGTGGTGCGCTTTGCCGATTCGGGCATCGATCTCGAACTGGGTTTCTGGATCGCCGATCCCGCCGAGGGCACGCTGCAGATCAAATCGGACATCCATCGCGCCATTTGGCAAGCCTTCAAGGAAGCCGGCATCGAAATTCCCTTCCCGCAGCGCGAGGTGCGGCTGCTGCAATGA
- a CDS encoding SLAC1 anion channel family protein, whose protein sequence is MTNPSPATPSAPHSRLAHYPIPLFATVMGTSGLAIAWKKAGHVLGLPAGIGISLQWWALVLFVMVGLGYLAKMVSHWEAVKKEFSNPIRLNFFPAISISLLLLAVTFTESQASLALGFWSVGAVLHLAFTLFVMSSWIHHTRYEIKHVNPAWFIPIVGNVIVPVGGVTFAPAAISWFFFSIGLVFWVVLLTIVMNRLFFHEPLPERLTPTLFILIAPPAVGFIAWLKLTGGQIDAFAQILYSVALFLTLLLASNALRFFRLRFFLSTWAYSFPLAAITIATLIMAEHGSGFFVGLSWLLLIVLSLVLLLLTLRTALAVMRGEICVPE, encoded by the coding sequence ATGACGAACCCCAGCCCTGCAACCCCTTCCGCGCCCCACTCCCGCCTCGCCCACTATCCGATCCCCCTGTTCGCCACGGTAATGGGCACCAGCGGCCTCGCCATCGCCTGGAAGAAGGCCGGCCACGTGCTCGGCCTGCCGGCCGGGATCGGTATTTCCCTGCAATGGTGGGCGCTCGTCCTGTTCGTGATGGTCGGACTCGGCTATCTGGCCAAGATGGTCTCGCATTGGGAGGCCGTGAAGAAGGAATTCTCGAATCCGATCCGGCTCAATTTCTTTCCGGCGATCTCGATTTCCTTGCTGCTGCTCGCCGTCACCTTTACCGAATCGCAAGCAAGCCTAGCGCTTGGGTTTTGGAGCGTCGGCGCCGTCTTGCACCTGGCATTCACGCTGTTCGTGATGAGCAGCTGGATCCACCACACCCGCTATGAGATCAAGCATGTCAACCCCGCCTGGTTCATTCCCATCGTCGGCAATGTGATCGTGCCGGTGGGTGGCGTCACTTTCGCGCCAGCGGCGATCTCGTGGTTCTTTTTCAGCATCGGCCTCGTGTTCTGGGTCGTGCTGCTGACCATCGTGATGAACCGGCTGTTCTTCCATGAGCCGCTGCCCGAGCGCCTGACACCGACGCTGTTCATCCTGATCGCGCCGCCGGCGGTCGGCTTCATCGCCTGGTTGAAACTTACCGGTGGCCAGATCGACGCGTTCGCCCAGATCCTCTACAGCGTCGCCTTGTTTCTGACGCTGCTGCTCGCCAGCAATGCGCTGCGTTTCTTCCGCCTGCGCTTCTTTCTTTCGACCTGGGCTTATTCCTTCCCGCTCGCCGCGATCACCATCGCCACGCTGATCATGGCCGAACACGGTTCGGGATTTTTCGTCGGCCTGTCCTGGCTGCTCTTGATCGTATTGAGCCTGGTGCTGCTGCTATTGACATTGCGTACCGCGTTGGCGGTGATGCGCGGCGAGATCTGCGTGCCCGAATGA